The proteins below are encoded in one region of Elusimicrobiota bacterium:
- a CDS encoding cyclic nucleotide-binding domain-containing protein, producing the protein MNLKSVEIFNGLSDSVLKHISKILEERKIKKDTVIFEESSSADVFCLIAEGKVEVFKHLSEGSTKTLAILSTGDYFGEMSLFEDKPRIASVRAIDDVTLLEIKKNKFVELISSDLNTGMKLLSAIMSTTLSRLSATNSHLTLLYDTGKIIASSKNLKQMTADVFSNVAKLFKKADSGLISVYNEFTDELDVHSSVNLKVPVETIPRTESFVNSIASEKEIIINDDKSFEQKSDFINGKAFISSAFYFEDKFLGFILFASNNEKAFTRNDLILLSSVASLVSVSIRNISFISEEEARQRLSEMRSRQSF; encoded by the coding sequence ATGAACCTTAAATCGGTTGAAATTTTCAATGGGTTGTCGGATAGTGTCCTAAAACATATATCAAAGATACTGGAAGAAAGAAAGATAAAAAAAGATACTGTTATTTTTGAGGAATCATCTTCGGCGGATGTTTTTTGTCTGATAGCGGAAGGAAAAGTTGAAGTTTTTAAGCATCTTTCGGAAGGTTCAACAAAAACTCTTGCCATTTTATCTACCGGTGATTATTTCGGTGAAATGTCGCTTTTTGAAGATAAACCAAGAATTGCATCGGTCCGGGCAATAGATGATGTTACCTTGCTTGAAATAAAAAAGAATAAATTTGTAGAACTTATTTCCAGCGACCTGAATACCGGAATGAAACTTTTATCAGCAATTATGTCGACAACATTAAGCCGGCTTTCAGCAACAAACAGTCATCTCACGCTGCTTTATGATACAGGAAAAATCATTGCCAGTTCAAAGAACTTAAAACAGATGACAGCAGATGTTTTTTCAAATGTTGCTAAACTCTTTAAAAAAGCAGATAGCGGATTAATATCGGTTTATAATGAATTTACGGATGAATTAGATGTTCATTCATCAGTTAATTTAAAAGTACCCGTTGAAACGATTCCAAGAACAGAATCTTTTGTGAATAGCATTGCATCAGAAAAAGAGATAATTATCAACGATGATAAAAGTTTTGAACAGAAAAGTGATTTCATAAATGGCAAAGCATTTATATCATCAGCTTTTTATTTTGAAGATAAATTTCTCGGTTTTATATTATTTGCTAGTAACAATGAAAAAGCATTTACAAGGAACGATTTAATACTTTTATCTTCAGTTGCATCACTGGTTTCCGTATCAATAAGAAACATATCTTTTATTTCTGAAGAAGAAGCAAGACAGCGATTAAGTGAAATGCGCAGCCGACAGAGTTTTTAA